Proteins encoded by one window of Erysipelothrix rhusiopathiae:
- the recF gene encoding DNA replication/repair protein RecF (All proteins in this family for which functions are known are DNA-binding proteins that assist the filamentation of RecA onto DNA for the initiation of recombination or recombinational repair.), producing the protein MKVKNLELKQFRNISNLNLSFNKNINVFVGDNGQGKTNIIESLVYLSSGRSFRVSSDEYLIQYGNEFLSVIADIEDQNNTQNLKVVLSSAGKYLQVNQQPLKKMTEFIGRCNVVLFNPEDINFYSNSPRKRRREIDFELGKMSKRYLNQLSLSNKLLSERNAYLKNKNVDQDYLEILTEKLVDASILIIEMRAKFVHALNPIINHYYHLLSDSKDHIVLHYKAPISLEGDLKEQLLSKMQDSFQRDCDFKVTQNGIHRDDFIFMINDIPVVNVSSQGQKRMLIIAFKLAIVELIFQSRKTYPILCLDDLFSELDNVRRERVLNVLHEEMQVFITTTDLDYVKSKRDKSVFKVVSGNVEEVI; encoded by the coding sequence ATGAAGGTTAAAAATCTTGAATTAAAGCAATTTCGAAATATCTCGAATCTCAATCTATCATTTAATAAAAACATAAATGTTTTTGTAGGGGATAATGGTCAAGGGAAGACGAATATTATCGAGTCGCTTGTTTATCTTTCTTCAGGGCGATCCTTTCGTGTTAGTTCGGATGAATATCTCATTCAATACGGTAATGAATTTTTAAGCGTTATTGCCGATATTGAGGATCAGAATAATACTCAAAATCTTAAAGTAGTACTGAGTAGTGCTGGAAAGTATCTTCAAGTTAATCAACAACCATTAAAAAAAATGACCGAGTTTATCGGTCGTTGTAATGTTGTGCTGTTTAATCCGGAAGATATAAATTTCTATTCTAACAGTCCGAGAAAAAGACGAAGAGAAATCGACTTTGAATTGGGGAAAATGTCAAAGCGTTATCTCAATCAATTAAGTTTGTCGAATAAGTTACTATCAGAGCGTAATGCGTATTTGAAAAATAAAAATGTAGATCAAGATTATCTGGAAATTTTAACGGAAAAATTAGTGGATGCGTCTATTTTGATTATTGAAATGAGAGCTAAGTTTGTACATGCACTCAATCCAATCATTAATCACTATTATCATCTTCTCAGTGATTCCAAAGATCATATAGTTTTACATTATAAAGCACCAATCAGTCTTGAAGGAGATTTGAAGGAGCAATTATTGTCGAAGATGCAGGATTCATTCCAACGTGATTGTGATTTCAAGGTCACGCAAAATGGAATCCACCGCGATGATTTTATTTTTATGATAAATGATATTCCTGTTGTGAACGTATCATCACAGGGACAAAAGCGAATGCTTATAATTGCTTTTAAACTTGCGATTGTGGAATTAATTTTTCAAAGTCGTAAAACATATCCAATTTTGTGTTTAGATGATTTGTTTTCTGAATTGGATAATGTAAGACGTGAACGTGTTTTAAACGTATTACACGAAGAAATGCAGGTTTTTATTACTACTACAGATTTAGACTATGTTAAATCGAAGCGTGATAAATCAGTCTTTAAAGTTGTCAGTGGTAATGTAGAGGAGGTTATTTAA
- the gyrB gene encoding DNA topoisomerase (ATP-hydrolyzing) subunit B codes for MSNTKVDHSYTSSDIQVLEGLEAVRKRPGMYIGTTASRGLHHLVWEIVDNGIDEALAGFATEIIVNVDKDNVISVSDNGRGIPVGIHAKTGVSTAETIFTVLHAGGKFGGGAYKVSGGLHGVGASVVNALSEWLEVKIYLDGIEYYLRFEEGGKVAVPLKEVGKTDKKGTTVRFKADPTIFTETTEFSHDVLRDRLRQIAFLNKGIKLVFQDEREPEETRHLEFVYEDGLREYVQYMNANKSPIHEEIVYCEGEEEGILVEVSMQYNDGFTPNIYSFCNNINTHEGGTHEDGFKLALTRVINNYAKEHNLLKKDDDGFLGDDVREGLTAIISVKHPDPQYEGQTKTKLGNSEVRKIVSSVFGEQLERFLMEHPDDAKIIVDKAAIASKARVAARKARELTRRKGALEVSSLPGKLADCSNRNPSECEIYIVEGDSAGGSAKQGRDSKFQAILPLRGKVINVEKARLHKIFDNNEIRMMITAFGTGVSDEMDIDKLRYHKIIIMTDADVDGAHIRTLLLTFFYRFLRPLIENGFVYIAQPPLYKISRGNKIAYAYEEEELDELKVEFGDRFNVQRYKGLGEMNPEQLWDTTMDPETRTLIQVTIDDAMEADVIFETLMGDEVAPRREFIQANAEYADLDI; via the coding sequence ATGTCGAATACAAAAGTAGATCATTCATATACGTCTTCCGATATTCAAGTTCTTGAAGGATTGGAAGCGGTACGTAAACGACCTGGGATGTATATTGGTACTACCGCATCTCGTGGTTTACATCATTTAGTTTGGGAAATTGTAGATAATGGTATTGATGAAGCTTTAGCTGGGTTTGCAACAGAAATTATTGTGAATGTGGATAAAGACAATGTTATTTCTGTATCAGATAATGGTCGTGGGATTCCTGTTGGAATTCATGCGAAGACAGGTGTTTCAACAGCTGAAACGATCTTTACTGTACTTCATGCCGGAGGGAAATTCGGTGGTGGAGCATATAAAGTATCAGGTGGTCTTCACGGTGTTGGGGCTTCTGTTGTTAACGCGTTGTCCGAATGGTTAGAAGTCAAAATTTATTTGGATGGTATTGAATACTACCTTCGTTTTGAAGAGGGTGGAAAAGTAGCGGTACCACTCAAAGAAGTTGGTAAAACTGATAAAAAAGGGACAACTGTTCGATTTAAAGCAGATCCTACAATTTTTACTGAAACGACAGAATTTTCACACGATGTGTTACGAGATCGTTTACGTCAGATTGCATTTTTAAACAAGGGGATTAAACTTGTTTTCCAAGACGAACGCGAACCTGAAGAGACAAGACATCTAGAATTTGTCTACGAAGATGGACTTCGTGAATATGTTCAGTATATGAATGCTAATAAATCTCCAATACATGAAGAAATCGTATATTGTGAGGGTGAAGAAGAAGGAATACTTGTTGAAGTATCAATGCAATATAATGATGGTTTTACGCCAAACATTTATTCATTCTGTAATAATATTAATACACACGAAGGTGGAACGCATGAAGATGGATTTAAACTAGCGTTAACACGTGTAATTAATAATTACGCTAAAGAACACAATTTACTTAAAAAAGATGATGACGGATTTTTAGGGGATGATGTACGTGAAGGACTCACCGCGATTATTTCTGTAAAACATCCAGATCCTCAATATGAGGGACAAACAAAAACGAAACTCGGTAATAGTGAAGTTCGTAAGATTGTTTCCAGTGTCTTCGGTGAACAATTAGAACGTTTCTTGATGGAACATCCAGATGACGCTAAAATCATCGTTGATAAGGCTGCAATCGCATCAAAAGCGCGTGTTGCCGCTCGAAAAGCACGTGAGTTAACACGTCGTAAAGGGGCGCTTGAAGTTTCTTCTTTACCTGGAAAACTTGCGGATTGTTCGAATCGAAACCCATCCGAATGCGAAATCTATATCGTCGAGGGGGACTCTGCTGGTGGAAGTGCTAAGCAGGGACGTGATAGCAAATTCCAAGCGATTTTACCACTTCGAGGTAAAGTTATTAACGTTGAAAAAGCACGTTTACATAAAATTTTTGATAACAATGAAATTCGTATGATGATTACTGCATTTGGTACAGGAGTATCCGATGAAATGGATATCGACAAGTTACGTTACCATAAAATTATTATTATGACCGATGCCGATGTCGATGGTGCGCATATTAGAACGTTATTATTAACATTCTTCTATCGATTCTTAAGACCACTCATCGAAAATGGATTCGTCTATATCGCTCAACCGCCACTTTATAAAATTTCCCGGGGAAACAAAATTGCTTATGCCTATGAGGAAGAAGAGTTGGATGAATTGAAAGTTGAATTTGGCGACCGTTTTAATGTTCAACGATACAAAGGTCTTGGGGAAATGAATCCTGAACAGTTATGGGATACAACTATGGATCCAGAAACACGTACATTAATACAAGTTACAATTGATGATGCAATGGAAGCAGATGTTATTTTTGAAACCTTAATGGGTGATGAAGTAGCACCACGTCGTGAATTTATTCAGGCAAATGCTGAATATGCTGATTTGGATATTTAG
- a CDS encoding HAD family hydrolase, whose translation MIKLIATDMDHTLLDDDSNLPRNFEEVLKTLKDNNIHMVLASGRTLFSIKKKAVNFIDDLSFVSDNGAIVEHNGEILYKSVFSKLDVETVTKVFRTCIETSIIASGIDCAYVELGDPIHEQYLEEYYPGFVIVDDLTAVDVDFVKITACSLNHTVSNFNEIVKESLDGHFNAVTAGAVWIDVMHSNVNKGFGIKHLLNALNIDAADIITFGDYHNDIQMLELAGSSYAVANAHGDVKGVVTEVIESNNENAVMNQIQKLVKK comes from the coding sequence ATGATTAAATTAATAGCTACTGATATGGATCACACGCTTTTAGACGATGATTCAAATCTACCCCGTAATTTTGAAGAAGTACTAAAGACGCTTAAAGATAATAACATCCATATGGTCTTGGCCAGTGGACGCACTCTATTTAGCATTAAGAAAAAAGCGGTTAATTTCATTGATGATCTATCGTTTGTTTCTGACAACGGCGCCATTGTAGAGCACAACGGCGAGATACTGTATAAATCAGTATTCTCTAAACTAGACGTAGAAACAGTAACAAAGGTTTTCCGTACATGTATCGAAACTTCGATTATTGCATCAGGTATTGATTGTGCCTATGTTGAACTCGGCGACCCAATACACGAACAATATCTCGAAGAGTATTATCCTGGGTTCGTTATTGTCGACGATCTCACAGCTGTAGATGTAGATTTTGTTAAGATAACTGCATGCAGTCTCAATCACACGGTTTCTAATTTTAATGAGATCGTTAAAGAATCTTTAGACGGGCACTTTAATGCTGTAACTGCGGGAGCGGTATGGATTGATGTAATGCATTCCAATGTTAATAAGGGATTTGGAATCAAGCACTTGCTAAACGCGCTTAATATCGACGCTGCGGACATTATTACGTTCGGTGACTATCACAACGATATCCAGATGTTAGAGCTGGCAGGAAGCTCTTATGCAGTCGCTAATGCACATGGGGATGTTAAAGGCGTTGTCACTGAAGTTATTGAATCGAATAATGAAAATGCTGTAATGAATCAAATTCAAAAATTAGTAAAAAAATAG
- a CDS encoding RNA-binding S4 domain-containing protein, giving the protein MGAMKKETQYITLGQFLKVADYVNSGGEAKHLIHSFSIQVNGEEENRRGRKLYPGDVVVINGNKHEITTEHEG; this is encoded by the coding sequence ATGGGTGCTATGAAAAAAGAGACTCAATATATCACTTTAGGACAATTTCTAAAAGTGGCGGATTATGTTAATTCGGGTGGTGAAGCGAAACACCTGATTCATTCGTTTTCAATTCAAGTAAACGGAGAAGAAGAGAACCGACGCGGTAGAAAGTTGTATCCTGGAGATGTTGTTGTAATTAACGGTAATAAACACGAAATCACAACAGAACATGAAGGTTAA
- the serS gene encoding serine--tRNA ligase: MLDINLFRTNPELIKENLKKKFQEHKADMVDEIIALDIEYRGIKTRADELRGQRNALSKQIGQLMGQKKIDEANAVKEQVQAFALELKDIEEREEPLFDKIKALMMEIPNIIADDVPIGKDDSENVERYTVGDIVDKGFDVPYHTDIMESFGGIDLDAARKVAGAGFYYLQKDIARLHSAVTSYARDFMIDRGYDYVIPPFMIHRDVVSGVMSFEEMENMMYKIEGEDLYLIGTSEHSMIGKYIDTIIDGETLPHKLTSYSPCFRKEVGAHGIEERGVYRIHQFEKQEMVVVCHPDDSAALFEELYHNSVDFFRTLDIPVRVLECCSGDLADLKNKSVDVEAWSPRQKKYFEVGSCSNLTDAQARRLKIRIDTPEGRVYAHTLNNTVVAPPRMLIAFLENNLQADGSVLIPEALQPYMGFKKKIEPNQ; the protein is encoded by the coding sequence ATGTTAGATATTAATCTATTTAGAACCAATCCTGAGCTTATTAAGGAAAACCTTAAGAAGAAGTTCCAAGAACATAAAGCGGATATGGTAGACGAAATCATTGCTCTAGATATTGAATATCGCGGAATTAAGACTCGCGCCGATGAACTAAGAGGGCAACGTAATGCTTTAAGTAAACAAATTGGTCAGCTTATGGGTCAGAAAAAGATTGATGAAGCAAATGCTGTAAAGGAACAAGTTCAAGCTTTCGCTCTCGAACTTAAAGATATCGAAGAACGCGAAGAACCTTTGTTTGATAAAATAAAAGCTTTAATGATGGAGATCCCTAATATCATTGCGGACGATGTACCTATTGGTAAAGATGACAGTGAGAATGTTGAACGCTATACAGTGGGAGATATTGTCGATAAAGGATTCGACGTTCCTTATCACACTGATATTATGGAGTCGTTTGGCGGTATTGATCTTGATGCAGCACGAAAAGTTGCGGGAGCTGGATTCTATTACCTTCAAAAGGATATCGCACGATTGCATTCCGCAGTTACTTCATATGCACGCGATTTTATGATTGATCGTGGCTATGACTATGTTATCCCTCCATTTATGATTCATCGTGATGTAGTAAGTGGCGTAATGAGTTTTGAAGAGATGGAAAACATGATGTATAAAATCGAAGGAGAAGACTTATATCTAATCGGTACAAGTGAACACTCCATGATTGGTAAATACATTGATACTATTATCGACGGAGAAACGCTACCTCATAAACTTACAAGTTACTCACCATGCTTCCGTAAAGAAGTAGGGGCTCACGGAATTGAGGAACGCGGGGTATACCGTATCCATCAATTTGAGAAACAAGAAATGGTTGTAGTATGCCACCCAGATGACAGCGCGGCACTATTCGAAGAACTTTACCACAATTCAGTAGATTTCTTTAGAACCCTAGATATTCCTGTTCGTGTTCTCGAATGTTGCTCTGGAGATCTTGCGGATTTAAAGAATAAGAGTGTTGATGTTGAGGCATGGAGCCCAAGACAGAAGAAATATTTCGAAGTCGGAAGCTGTTCAAATTTAACAGATGCTCAAGCACGTAGATTAAAAATACGTATTGATACGCCAGAAGGCCGTGTTTATGCACATACTTTAAATAATACAGTTGTAGCACCACCAAGAATGCTTATCGCATTTTTAGAGAACAATCTTCAAGCAGATGGGAGTGTATTGATTCCTGAAGCACTTCAACCCTACATGGGATTCAAGAAAAAAATAGAGCCTAATCAATAG
- a CDS encoding fructose-specific PTS transporter subunit EIIC translates to MKNITQVLKPNLVIFNLNASSKDEVLTEMAQKLSQEGIVANEMSFIETLKEREAISTTGVGDGIAIPHGRSSVVSESVVVFGRSDTGIDFASMDGKPAHLFFMIATPENSGDDHLSILSTLSGLLMKSEVQEAIRTASTYDELVEAFDIDNEPKQEVVDSESFVVAVTACATGIAHTYMAAEKLQETAKNKGIAIKVETNGSSGVGNRLTQDDIKNADAVIVAADINVEMNRFNGKKLIKVPVASAISHPDSLIDKALTEADVYTASSTDSSNEESEGSNLYKHLLNGVSHMLPFVVGGGILIAIAFMLDQLIGVPTAELGQLGSYNAFPAILKDIGGQAFGFMLPVLAGYIAYSIADRPGLVVGFVAGGIASTGGAGFLGALIGGFLAGYTMNMIKKLLTNLPQSLDGIKTILLYPVLGVLVTGLLMVLINIPMKSVNEAMNGFLNGLSGTNAVLLGALLGGMMAVDLGGPINKAAYVFGTGTLAATAAGQGSAVMAAVMAAGMVPPLAVFVATLLFKHKFKAEERQAGMTNLILGASFITEGAIPFASSDPLRVIPSFIVGSALTGALSLAFNITVNAPHGGLFVILLVSQPLLYILFIIIGSVVSGLLMGILKRI, encoded by the coding sequence ATGAAAAACATTACTCAAGTTTTAAAACCGAATCTTGTTATTTTTAATTTAAATGCATCATCTAAAGATGAAGTTCTTACTGAAATGGCCCAGAAGCTAAGCCAAGAGGGAATTGTAGCGAATGAAATGTCTTTTATTGAGACACTTAAAGAACGTGAGGCAATAAGTACGACTGGTGTTGGTGATGGAATTGCGATTCCTCATGGTCGAAGTTCTGTCGTATCTGAATCCGTTGTTGTCTTTGGACGTAGTGATACTGGAATTGATTTTGCCTCTATGGATGGAAAACCAGCGCATCTGTTCTTTATGATTGCGACACCTGAAAATTCAGGCGATGATCATCTATCAATCTTATCCACATTATCCGGTCTATTGATGAAGTCAGAAGTTCAAGAAGCAATACGTACTGCTTCAACCTATGATGAATTGGTTGAAGCATTTGATATCGATAATGAACCAAAACAGGAAGTTGTGGATAGTGAATCATTTGTAGTTGCTGTAACTGCATGTGCAACAGGTATTGCGCATACATATATGGCAGCTGAAAAACTACAAGAAACAGCTAAAAATAAAGGAATTGCGATTAAAGTTGAAACAAATGGATCATCTGGAGTTGGAAATCGTTTAACACAAGACGATATTAAAAATGCGGATGCAGTTATTGTTGCTGCCGATATTAATGTTGAGATGAATCGTTTTAATGGAAAAAAATTAATTAAAGTTCCGGTTGCTTCTGCAATAAGTCATCCTGATTCATTGATTGACAAAGCATTAACTGAAGCGGACGTTTATACCGCATCTTCTACCGATTCTTCAAATGAAGAGTCTGAAGGAAGTAATCTTTATAAGCATCTCTTAAATGGTGTGTCACATATGCTACCATTTGTTGTTGGTGGTGGGATTCTGATTGCTATTGCATTTATGCTTGACCAGCTCATTGGTGTGCCAACAGCGGAGTTAGGTCAACTGGGTTCTTATAATGCATTTCCAGCTATCTTGAAGGATATTGGAGGCCAAGCATTCGGATTTATGTTACCCGTTCTAGCAGGTTATATTGCCTATAGTATTGCAGACCGTCCAGGTCTTGTTGTAGGTTTTGTTGCCGGTGGTATTGCATCGACAGGAGGTGCAGGGTTCTTAGGTGCTCTAATTGGTGGTTTCTTAGCAGGTTATACAATGAATATGATTAAGAAACTTCTAACGAATCTTCCACAAAGCTTAGACGGTATCAAAACGATCCTCTTGTATCCGGTACTAGGGGTGCTTGTGACAGGTTTATTGATGGTTTTAATAAATATACCTATGAAATCTGTTAATGAAGCAATGAATGGCTTCTTAAACGGCTTGTCAGGCACAAATGCGGTATTGTTGGGAGCACTTTTGGGCGGTATGATGGCTGTAGACCTCGGTGGTCCAATTAATAAGGCTGCTTATGTCTTTGGGACAGGTACTTTAGCTGCTACAGCAGCAGGGCAAGGGAGTGCGGTAATGGCAGCGGTAATGGCTGCAGGAATGGTTCCTCCGCTTGCTGTCTTTGTTGCTACATTATTATTCAAACATAAATTTAAAGCTGAAGAGCGTCAGGCGGGTATGACAAACTTGATTTTAGGAGCTTCTTTCATTACTGAAGGTGCAATTCCATTTGCATCAAGTGATCCGCTTCGTGTTATACCAAGTTTTATTGTTGGTTCCGCACTGACTGGAGCTTTGTCTTTAGCGTTCAATATCACGGTTAATGCACCACACGGTGGACTCTTTGTTATTCTTCTTGTGAGTCAACCACTCTTGTATATTTTGTTTATCATTATTGGTTCTGTTGTTAGTGGGCTTTTAATGGGTATTTTAAAGCGTATTTAG
- the gyrA gene encoding DNA gyrase subunit A gives MEDNTQSYDKIKQRNISEEMKKSFVSYAMSVIVSRALPDVRDGLKPVHRRILYAMNDLGMTSDKPYKKSARIVGEVIGKYHPHGDTAVYDSMVRMAQEFSYRYMLIDGHGNFGSIDGDGAAAMRYTEARMSKISMELIRDINKNTVDFIDNYDGEEREPVVLPSRFPNVLVNGGTGIAVGMATNIPPHNLGEVIDATIALIDNPDITIKELMEDYIFGPDFPTGALLLGRSGIKSAFETGRGSVVMRAKVDIEEMKNGKPRIIISEIPYQVNKATLVEKIATLVRDKEIDGITDLRDESNREGIRIVVELRREVQAEVVLNQLYRLTALQSSFGVNMLALVNGRPELLNLLQVLSHYRDHQIEIVTRRTQFELKKAEDRAHILQGLMIALDHIDEVISIIRSSKDDPEAITRLNEAFDLTEIQSKAVLDMQLRRLTGLQRDKVENEFNELTILIVDLKDILANHDRLLTIIKDELIEIKTKFGDDRRSEIVEADIDMLDEDLIPVEDIVVTMTMNGYIKRTTVDSFNTQNRGGKGVRGISTYDEDTVDQFIAMSTHDYLLLFTNLGKVYRIRGFNVPSSSRTSKGIPVVNLLNLTEGETVKTLVKVAKDDESKYAFFVTKQGIVKRVEVQEFESIRQNGKIAITLREDDELVGVRMTNGDNEIIIGGSNGKAVRFDENEVRSMGRTASGVIGFNVDEGEVVGIATDREGQYILAVTEKGYGKRTDIAEYRRTKRGAKGVKTVNITEKNGNLVSLRAVNGDEEALIISNEGTVIRTEISNIGIYGRSTIGVRLINVGETDSVSQVAILQPTVEEPDEEQTTDQVEPVNEKEIEIAE, from the coding sequence ATGGAAGATAATACACAGAGTTATGACAAAATAAAACAACGTAATATTTCTGAAGAAATGAAAAAATCATTCGTCTCCTATGCCATGTCGGTTATTGTTTCACGTGCGTTGCCAGATGTGCGTGATGGTTTGAAACCAGTTCACCGCCGTATTTTATATGCGATGAATGATCTTGGTATGACAAGTGATAAACCTTATAAAAAATCTGCTCGTATTGTTGGTGAAGTAATTGGTAAGTATCACCCTCATGGTGATACAGCTGTTTATGATTCAATGGTACGTATGGCACAAGAATTTTCATATCGATATATGTTGATTGATGGTCACGGTAACTTCGGATCAATCGATGGAGATGGTGCGGCTGCGATGCGTTATACAGAAGCGCGTATGTCTAAAATCTCAATGGAATTAATTCGTGATATCAATAAGAATACTGTAGATTTTATTGATAACTATGATGGTGAAGAGCGTGAACCCGTTGTACTACCATCGCGTTTCCCTAATGTTCTTGTTAATGGTGGTACTGGGATTGCGGTTGGTATGGCAACAAATATTCCTCCTCATAATCTTGGAGAAGTAATTGATGCAACGATTGCATTAATCGATAACCCAGATATAACAATCAAAGAACTAATGGAAGATTATATTTTTGGTCCTGATTTTCCAACAGGGGCACTTTTACTTGGACGTAGTGGAATCAAGTCAGCGTTTGAAACAGGACGAGGTTCTGTAGTTATGCGGGCAAAAGTGGATATCGAAGAAATGAAGAATGGTAAACCACGAATTATTATTTCCGAAATCCCATATCAAGTTAATAAAGCTACTTTAGTAGAAAAAATCGCAACACTTGTTCGTGATAAAGAAATTGATGGAATCACAGACCTAAGAGATGAATCAAACCGTGAAGGAATTCGTATTGTAGTAGAACTACGAAGAGAAGTTCAAGCGGAAGTTGTATTAAACCAACTTTATCGTCTTACAGCACTCCAATCATCGTTTGGGGTGAATATGTTAGCACTTGTTAATGGAAGACCTGAGTTATTAAATCTATTACAAGTATTAAGTCACTATCGTGATCATCAAATTGAAATTGTTACACGTAGAACACAATTTGAATTGAAAAAAGCAGAAGATCGCGCACATATCCTACAAGGACTTATGATTGCACTTGATCATATTGATGAAGTTATTTCAATCATACGTTCATCCAAGGATGATCCAGAAGCGATTACTCGACTCAATGAAGCGTTTGATTTAACAGAAATTCAATCTAAAGCAGTATTAGATATGCAATTGCGTCGTTTGACCGGATTGCAACGTGATAAAGTTGAGAATGAATTCAATGAATTAACTATTCTAATTGTTGATTTAAAAGATATTTTAGCGAACCACGACCGATTGCTTACAATCATTAAAGATGAATTAATCGAAATCAAAACAAAATTTGGTGATGATCGTCGTTCTGAAATTGTAGAAGCTGATATTGATATGTTAGATGAAGACTTAATTCCAGTTGAAGATATTGTTGTTACGATGACAATGAATGGATATATCAAACGTACCACAGTTGATTCATTCAATACACAAAATCGCGGTGGAAAAGGTGTACGCGGTATTAGTACATACGATGAAGACACCGTTGATCAATTTATAGCGATGTCGACACATGATTATCTATTACTCTTTACAAACCTCGGAAAAGTTTACCGTATTCGCGGATTTAATGTACCGTCATCAAGCCGTACATCAAAAGGAATACCAGTTGTTAACTTATTAAACCTTACAGAAGGTGAAACCGTTAAAACGCTCGTTAAAGTTGCGAAAGATGACGAATCAAAATATGCATTCTTCGTTACAAAACAAGGTATTGTGAAACGTGTTGAAGTTCAAGAGTTTGAATCAATACGCCAAAACGGTAAAATTGCGATTACACTTCGTGAAGATGACGAACTCGTAGGTGTTCGCATGACAAACGGAGATAATGAAATCATTATCGGAGGAAGCAACGGTAAGGCCGTTCGATTCGATGAAAATGAAGTCCGTTCTATGGGACGTACAGCATCAGGTGTTATTGGATTTAATGTTGATGAAGGTGAAGTAGTAGGAATTGCTACTGACCGTGAAGGTCAATATATCCTAGCTGTAACCGAAAAAGGTTACGGTAAGCGTACTGACATCGCGGAATACCGACGCACCAAACGTGGGGCTAAGGGCGTTAAAACAGTAAACATTACTGAGAAGAATGGTAACCTTGTCTCACTTCGTGCAGTTAACGGTGATGAGGAAGCATTAATCATCTCTAATGAAGGAACTGTTATTCGTACAGAAATCAGTAACATCGGAATTTATGGACGATCAACGATTGGTGTTCGTTTGATTAACGTTGGTGAAACAGATTCTGTGTCGCAAGTTGCGATTCTTCAACCTACAGTTGAGGAACCAGATGAAGAACAAACAACAGATCAAGTAGAACCTGTTAATGAAAAAGAAATAGAAATTGCAGAGTAA
- a CDS encoding 1-phosphofructokinase family hexose kinase yields the protein MIYIVTLNPSIDYLMSPKTLSLGITNRSEEEQIRIGGKGINVGVVLNNLGQSSTCVGFLGGFTGNHIREELKKYPLLVDGFRDSKHPTRINIKLDYKGETEINGSGHPIDASLIEALSTFITTLKPEDFVVLTGSVASGMSYDWYVSVCEALDKQNIPFAVDVSSDKLIDMISYHPILIKPNQDEICAILGLQNENLSFERLLSESKKLIERGARNIIVSLGSQGSMLITDEACYRAYAPEGVLIDSVGAGDSMVAAFIYGYVNDYSLVDAYRLACAAGSATAFSDHLASFETIEKLKDKIIIERIDL from the coding sequence ATGATTTATATCGTTACACTTAACCCTTCAATTGATTACTTAATGTCCCCAAAAACATTATCCTTGGGGATAACGAATCGTTCTGAAGAAGAACAGATACGTATTGGTGGAAAAGGTATTAATGTCGGAGTTGTACTCAACAATCTTGGACAATCTTCCACATGTGTTGGATTTCTCGGCGGATTTACAGGAAATCACATTCGTGAAGAATTAAAAAAATATCCTCTACTTGTTGATGGTTTTAGAGACTCTAAACATCCAACTCGCATCAATATTAAACTTGATTACAAGGGAGAGACGGAAATTAATGGGAGTGGTCATCCTATCGATGCTTCTCTAATTGAAGCGTTATCTACATTTATAACGACACTTAAGCCAGAGGACTTTGTTGTTCTAACTGGTAGTGTTGCATCGGGAATGTCTTACGACTGGTATGTCTCAGTTTGTGAGGCACTAGATAAACAAAATATCCCTTTTGCAGTTGATGTTAGTTCAGACAAACTCATTGATATGATTTCTTATCATCCAATCTTAATAAAACCAAATCAGGATGAAATTTGTGCTATTCTCGGCTTACAAAATGAGAATTTATCCTTTGAACGATTATTAAGTGAGTCAAAAAAATTAATTGAAAGGGGGGCACGTAATATTATTGTCTCACTTGGATCACAAGGATCTATGTTAATTACTGATGAAGCTTGTTATCGCGCATATGCACCTGAAGGGGTTCTGATAGATTCTGTAGGTGCTGGTGATTCGATGGTTGCAGCATTTATATATGGTTATGTAAATGATTATTCGCTAGTTGATGCGTATCGATTGGCCTGTGCTGCTGGAAGTGCCACAGCATTCTCTGATCATCTTGCGTCTTTTGAAACAATTGAAAAACTAAAAGATAAAATAATTATCGAAAGGATCGATCTATAA